From the Lysinibacillus fusiformis genome, the window TGGAGCAAAAATGTTTATGGCATGCTTTGAGGATGCATCTTCTCCGACATGGGAAAATATGATTGGTGGTCAAATTAATATGCGTGATGCTATTAATAAGACGATTGAATTTACACAAGCATCCAATGGTAAAACATATAAATTAAATGATGAAACAGCAGTGCTGTTAGTTCGTCCACGAGGTCTACACTTGCTTGAGAAGCATGTACTAGTCGATGGAGAGCCGATTTCAGGCAGTTTCTTTGACTTCGGTTTATATTTATTCCACAATGCCAAAAACGCGCTGGCACAAGGTACAGGACCATATTTCTATCTACCTAAGCTTGAAAGCCATTTAGAGGCGCGACTATGGAATGATGTCTTTGTGTTTGCCCAAGATTATATTGGTATTCCACAGGGGACAATAAAAGCTACTGTATTAATCGAAACGATTTTAGCCGCGTTTGAGATGGATGAAATTTTATTTGAGTTACGTGAACATTCAGCTGGTTTGAATTGTGGTCGCTGGGATTATATTTTCAGCTACATTAAACGTCTACGCAATCAAGCTGAAGTTATTTTGCCAGACCGTGGGCAAGTAACGATGACGGTACCTTTCATGAAAGCCTATACATCTTTATGTATTCAAACATGTCACAAGCGGAATGCACCAGCAATGGGCGGAATGGCAGCACAAATTCCTGTTAAAAATGATGATGAGGCGAATGCGGTAGCATTTGCAAAGGTTGCAGAAGATAAACGTCGTGAGGCAACAGATGGACATGACGGTACTTGGGTAGCACATCCTGGTATGGTTGCAACAGCGATGGAGCAATTTGATGCTATTATGACAACGCCTAACCAAATTCATAAAAAACGTGAAGATGTACACGTATCTGCCGAAGATTTAGTAGCGGTACCAGAAGGAACAATTACAATTGAAGGTCTTCGTATTAACTGTAGTGTTGGTGTACAATATATTGCTTCATGGCTTCGAGGTAACGGAGCTGCACCAATCAATAACTTGATGGAGGATGCTGCAACAGCAGAGATCTCTCGTACACAAGTATGGCAATGGATCCGTCATCCGAAAGGTATCTTAGATGATGGACGTGGTATTACATTAGCGTTTGTTTTAGAAATATTGGAAGAAGAACTTGTGAAAATTAAAGAGGCTGTTGGGGAACAAGCCTATAACAGTGGTCGCTATGAGGAAGCTGCTGAACTGTTTAAATCCTTAATTGAACAAGATGAATTTGCGGAATTCTTGACACTTCCAGGGTATGAAAAATTAGCGTAAGATACAAGTCTACTATCCAACATATCAAACTTTCCTAATAACTATGGATTGCACTCGGGTACAATCCAGCCTATTCCACTAACATAACGTGACGGGGTCTGTTCCCCCGTTTAAAGAGATGAGCACGATTGAATTAAAAGGGGTCTATTAATAAAAGTTAAGAGATTTTAAGGGGTGAAAGATGTCTTGCTAGCTTAGATGGGGAGCAGTAAGGCATCTTTTTATAGTACATCCGCGTAACGGTTATTTAAGTTACGCGGATTTTTCTATTCTAGTTTACTATGGCTAGCACAAAACCGTCATACCCTTTCACACCAACTGTTTGTATGGCTGTTGCTTCGGTTCTAGGGCATTCTTTTAGTAAATCCATAAATTTCTGTACGCCTCTAACACGTTCATCCTCACTGTTTTCATCAGTTACCGCACCATTGCGCACTACATTATCTGCGATGATGATAGCGCCAGGGTGAGCTAATTTTAACGCCCACTGCAAGTAAGCAGGGTTACAGGGTTTATCGGCATCAATAAAGATAAAATCGAATAATAGTTCAGCTTTTTTTAAGTTTGGTAATGTATCTAGGGCATTTCCTACAATGACCTCAACCTGTTGTTCATAGCCTGCATTCTCTATATTTTGCTTAGCGACTGAAGCATACTCTTCATTAATTTCTAAAGTCACTATTTTACCTTCTGGAGGAAGAGCTTGGGCTAAGCAAATACTGCTATAGCCACCAAGTGTGCCAATTTCTAAAATATTTGCTGCGCCTTTCATTTTAGCGAGTAAATATAATAGTTTGCCTTGAGTAGGGGATACGTCAATCTCTGGAATACCTGCAGCTTTATTAGCCTGTAGTACAGCATTAAGATGTTCGTTTTCTGGTAGGAGCTTATTCATAAAATAATCATCTACATGTTGCCAAACATTTAACTCTGTCATTATACAGTCCTCATTTCACTATGTTTTAAAGTGCAAGCTTGCCAATAAAGTGTATGATAGAATGAATCATAATAAAAATATATTATTATTATTTATACATAACTATAGATTATGAATTGAGGTTATATCATGAATAGTCATGGCTTAAAATTATTTTATCAAGTTGCTGTTACAGGCAGTTTTACAAAAGCTGCAGATATTCTATGTATAAGCCAGCCTGCCGTTTCAAGTCAAATCAAACGTTTTGAACATGAAATTGGCGTCCAGCTATTTCAGCAACAGGGACGTGGTGTAGTACTTACTGAATTCGGTGTGGCACTAGCAGAAAAAGCGCAAAATCTGATCGCACTTGAACAACACATTGAAACATTTATAGAAGATTACCGACTTGCAAGAGCAGGGAATTTACACATTGTGGCTACCTATTTACCTGCCAATTTTTTAATTCCTAAATGGGC encodes:
- the aceB gene encoding malate synthase A produces the protein MEQATTGKLKIVGEQNEQTNEILTPEALEFVLALHEKFDARRKELLEARQERQKRLDAGEKLDFLPETKHIREGDWVIAPLPNDLQDRRVEITGPVDRKMVINALNSGAKMFMACFEDASSPTWENMIGGQINMRDAINKTIEFTQASNGKTYKLNDETAVLLVRPRGLHLLEKHVLVDGEPISGSFFDFGLYLFHNAKNALAQGTGPYFYLPKLESHLEARLWNDVFVFAQDYIGIPQGTIKATVLIETILAAFEMDEILFELREHSAGLNCGRWDYIFSYIKRLRNQAEVILPDRGQVTMTVPFMKAYTSLCIQTCHKRNAPAMGGMAAQIPVKNDDEANAVAFAKVAEDKRREATDGHDGTWVAHPGMVATAMEQFDAIMTTPNQIHKKREDVHVSAEDLVAVPEGTITIEGLRINCSVGVQYIASWLRGNGAAPINNLMEDAATAEISRTQVWQWIRHPKGILDDGRGITLAFVLEILEEELVKIKEAVGEQAYNSGRYEEAAELFKSLIEQDEFAEFLTLPGYEKLA
- a CDS encoding O-methyltransferase, whose translation is MTELNVWQHVDDYFMNKLLPENEHLNAVLQANKAAGIPEIDVSPTQGKLLYLLAKMKGAANILEIGTLGGYSSICLAQALPPEGKIVTLEINEEYASVAKQNIENAGYEQQVEVIVGNALDTLPNLKKAELLFDFIFIDADKPCNPAYLQWALKLAHPGAIIIADNVVRNGAVTDENSEDERVRGVQKFMDLLKECPRTEATAIQTVGVKGYDGFVLAIVN